Genomic segment of Eleutherodactylus coqui strain aEleCoq1 chromosome 1, aEleCoq1.hap1, whole genome shotgun sequence:
ACAAATAAACTCTGTTCAGAAGTCTTGGACTGCGAGGGTCTACCCCGAAATGGAACGATTCTCCATGGAGGATCTTCTGAGAAGAGCTGGGGGGCGTAGCTCTAAAATCCCAAGGTATGACTgtagaggaagagagaaaaattCTTGTAAGTGTAATGGTCTCTGATGCTTCCAAGATGGAAAATGTAGGATGGAGGCAGTATGGGTGCTCTCATGCAACTGTCCGCGCGTGGATCGTAGAAGAACGTGTAAACTGCCTACATACCGCTCAGATACAGGCCAGTGTAAAGGCTAAACTCTAAGATTGCAAAGAAAGTGTAGGCACCCCCTCCTGtcatggggtgctgatgggttgccatggcattcTCCCAGGCCTGCTATGGACTTCAGCCCCTTAAAACCTTCAAAGGGATTTTCtggcactaaactattgatgacccaccctcaagatcggtcatcaatagtcaatcaGTGGATTAATCTGTTGCTCAGGATCCCTGACTCAACCAGTTGATTGAAGTGAGCACACGACACTTAATTCCCTACCATTCACAGCGCCGTGCATTGTATaggggctgtgcctggtattgcagctctatcTCATAGAGGTTCTCTCAGGCTACAACATGTCACTGATCTAAGAAAAGGCTGTTGCACTCACTGCCTCTTCAATAAggtgattggtgggaatcccaagcggcagactcccaccgatcaactattgataacctagtctggggataggtcatcaattgtttacACCTGGAAAACTCCCTTTAATGGGCTGCTTGTAACGGTACAACGGGGCTCCAGAATTAATTTAAATCTAAGAGCGAAGTTGACTTTGCCCAGGTTTGGACCAGACATTTTAAGGGATTtcgcccatgtggtggttttaaggccctaatttttatttttttttccttcagctaccaaagtaacttactgcatgtttttttttttcctggtataTTTACGCTACAATGTACAGGAATACGGTTCCCATTTTGTTCATAATTTTGATATAATTAGTATAGTCTCTGATCGCAGGGCGGATAAGGTGACGGTTTAGACTGGTGGGCATGTTTCTTAcatattttgtaactttttaaacttatttttgcaacGATGTCACATCTGTCATATTAGACCTCTGGGGGGCAGTCATGATGGCATATAtcttctatttcacacttttccactgtaactcagGCATCCATACACCCAGGCACCCAGTTACATGCAAAACCTTCCCCTGCAGTGATACTAggcactaacagagctgatccgACACCCGGCTACCATATGATCGCTGGGTGGCATGGCGAGCGCCACTTCCgatttctctattcactacatggtGCTCTATAGCCCATAGAAGAAGGCAAAAGGGGGTTAAAATCTGCTTCTGCCTTTTCTTCCCAGTCCCCAGCGGTCGCTGACAATTCGACCTGCAGGAGCATTAATCCCAAACTGTAATTTTGcaatggcgcaggattaaagctcagacctaaatgctatatatttacggcacttggtcctatTTCttgggttaaaagggttttccgtgGAAGCCATATTGATGAACTGTCCTtttagctgatcggctggggtctgttgctcgggaccctgactgatcagctgagcgggtgcgtgctgtcagcaccgcatatacaggggtcagagaaaaagcagcagaagtctctgtgCCAGcctctgtagtggccggcgcttgtaactaggTGGCCCTCGTGGTCAGTGAGTTACAGGTTGCTGTCACGATGGGTCACAGGTCCCAGGAAACCCAACCTGCAACTCGCAGTAACCCCGTTTGACCTAAACTTGGTTATGCAACCCCTGCTATAGCCTGAGGTTACCACATGGCTCCAACCTAATATTTATTAACGGGAGCTGCACCTGTTTGCAGACAGGTGACATCCCTTATAATCCTGTTACAGCAGGCCAGTGCCTCCTTCCTCCGGTAACAGGAGCCGTGGGGAGGCAACGCTGATGGGAACCGAGCAGCAAGTGCTTCTCCTTCATGGCTCCTTGAAGGTCTGTGTTGTGGACATGGAGGTACAACTCTCGAAATGGTATTGAAGCAGGTAGTTTTACCCAGTTCTTCCTtattaaaagtttataaaaactGCTGATGTTTAACGCGTTTCGGAGatgcagccccttcctcagaaatgaCTGTATTGGGTGCGGGATATGGCGGTGGTTTCTCCTATCCTCGCCACTATTCTCTAGAATGGTAAACAATGCTGCTGGCCCCCGTGACCCTGCATATGGTGGCATATGGCCTTTATATTCCGCAGGTGGTTATGTGCGGTACACCTGTTTGGATTGTTTATTTCGATGACTCTTCCCCCgcggcccatatgcaatgtaattgcgtgtgAGCAGCCGGTATATACGTGACCATAGAGAACCATGCGCTCTGTCGCGTATCTGCGCAGTAAAATGGAACCTGCTGCGTTCCATTTTCCACTCacagattacgcaattccgacactAATGTTAGCATAAGGCAGTGTAACGGATTGCCTACGGACTACCGCGTATCACAAGGGGCGAACAGCCTGCAGAATCCACAAATTCAAATCCAGTTGTGCAAGCCCGGCTATACTAAGTGTCTGGACCCGGTTGAATGTCTTCTCTGCATTTtttatgtatgcaaaaaaaaacaaacccagatGGTCCATTGACTTAATACATATTTATCTAATTCCAGTGACGTCAATGGGCCATTTTGGTCCATAATATAGACCAAGATGGGACATGCTGTGGGTTTCTCCCCCAGACTTTGGATGCATTGATGATTACTTTGGTCGCCATCTGGAGgcctgtacaatatactgcaatacaggagTATTGGAGGACATTGTACAAGTGATCAGACTATCGCAAGTTCCCCATGGGGACTCCAAAGGGAAAGGAAATTAGAAAAATATGAAGTTAAACATTAGTTgccatcactgcatccataacgCCAAACTATGGCGTGATCACCCAGCGACCGCCATTGAAGGGAAAAATCCCTCTAGATGGATTCGCTGTGACTACTTCCCTTCTAGGTTGGTCAGCATGTGCCCCCACTCACTGCAGGTCAGTCTGAGGGGAAGAGAAACCCTGCAGCACGTTGACTTATTAACCTCTTAGTAACTGCCATAAAAGGGCGTTTCAGTTACTAAGGGGGGCTTTAAACctgtacatctttttaaggccatAGATTGgcagacagccaggctcctgctggaACTTCCAGGGATGGAGAACCCTCAGATCCTGTCAGTTTGACCACTTGGATACCCTAATCAATAGCACTGTAGCATATAAGAAGATGACGGTTGCAAGGTACTAATGAGTTTCCATGGCAGCCGAAGGCCTGCATGTCTGCTATATAACTTGGCCTCTTAGTCTActgaggcagggtctaataggctgatgtcatgGGCATTGTAGGAGTCACTATAGAAgtaatgcaatgattttttttttcactggggAACTTGCagcatagcacctatgatcgctatgataaagcattgcaggacttctgtcctgcaatgctttattgcTTCTTTTAGAGATCATACGCTATAGCAAAGCAGGACGCGAAAGTCCGATGActacacagagggagcgccctccctctgtaaaccctttatatgccacaaTTTAcatagattgcagtgtgtaaggggttaacagcgggggttgctGTCCCGattcacccccgctgttgcagcaggaggccagctatcgctgacagccgtctcccactgccggatagcgcaggatctcttctgatctcgcactattccaggacataaatgtgcGTCCTGTTGCGTTAGGTGCCCCTCTGCCAGGACCTACGTTTAcggtggcgggaaggggttaaagggaaatgTGTTGTCAGAAaacttatttatatatattttttttttatttatttatttattttctttcaagCATTTCTGGTAGTTTTTTGATTTTTCTTTGCAGTTGAAATctagataccgtatataccggcgtataagacgacttttgaaccccgaaaaatctgctctgaagtcgggggtcgtcttatacgccggtaataaaaaaaaaaaaaaaaagtgtaaaaaaaaaacaaacattactcacctcccccggcgttctttCGCGCTCCGgtaggatgtcgctcgctcctcgtccccggcgcagcattgctttctgaatgcggggcttgaaatccccgcctccagaaagctaatacacacgccgtcagccagttacagccattcaatgacagcattgaatggctgtgattggctgaaggcgcacgtgtgttagcaatcacacccattcaatgatgtcattgaatagtgtgattggctgaagccacgtgtgttttagccaatcacagccattcaatgatgtcattgaatggctgtaactggctgacggcgtgtgtattagctttctggaggcggggatttcaagccccgcattcagaaagcaatgctgcgccggggacgaggagcgagcgacatcctgccggagcgcgacagaacgccgggggaggtgagtactgatttttttttttctccactgtattaccggcgtataaggtgaaagttggggggtcgtcaaagttggggggtcgtcttatacgccccgtcgccttatacgccggtatatacggtagtttgtttttattttctgagatcctgcaatttttttatttttgcactgatTAGAGTCTAGTAATAGTCTGATATTTCCTGATCTGTGGACGAAGCTTTCCAGCAGTCGTCTCACTGGCATCACAGGccagattacactgagaggtgacacctacatgtatataacacaggacccaccagtcactataggtgatgtcacagctcacctcctcccctttccgGCACACTGAGAACAGAGCCTAAGGTCTCCTGCCCATGGCTGTGTCGGACTTGCCAgtggaatattgcagcggagtccgacacggtgCCCCCTACACCACcctcccaaagaccccatactcgcctctctGGATCTGCCATGCGGCTCCCGTTCGATACGCAGCGCAATACACGTGGGTGTTGATGCATAATCACGCAAATTCTCCGTCTGTCgtgtgatacttctgctgtgagcacagcgggcttccgttgactacaatggaagccagccgagCATTtttccgtggcaattagaacaggCAGCAGTTTTTTGCGCTACGGAATTCCGTGTAGAATACTGCAGCATGAAGATTGAAAGGCAGACGGCTATTGGGTTCTATCGAACCTAATGGCTGCGGGATAACGCCGCAGAAGTCCGTCTGTGGGAATCGGCCCTTATACTAGTCTGTTGGTTCCTGATCTGTAGaagaagctttgcagcagtcatgtcactgacatcacaggccgGATTACAAGGAGAGCTGACCTCTGTCTGTAGATAACACCGGACCCACTAGTCAGTATAGGTAGTCATCTGACTATCTACTGCCCCTCCCAGCATTGTGATGTCTGCACGGGTCACGCAGcaggtctagaacagtctcccatataaGTCTATGCATCCCCTGCTGTCCATTGTGAGAATGGCCCATAAGGCTGCAGTACAGCATTTAGAGCAATTCGTGAGATTCCACTTTGGAAAGATGGCCGCTCTAGTCATCTATAGccaacagaatttaaaaaaaatggtcttTGCTGATCCAGTCCCTTAAGAAACACAATAGGccagtcactaatgggttaatccCATTCACATATGTGCGGtcttgctgtgaaatgatgtgggCCTAGAGTCTTACTAGAAGTGATGTGTTCTTCTCTTCCAGCATTCCTCCTCCTGCCCCTCTGCCCACCGATGAGAAATATCAAGGTCTCCCTGACGCTTGGGATTGGCGCAATGTTGGTGGGCAGGACTATGTCAGCCCTGTGAGAGACCAAGGTACAGTTATACAACATACAGACTACTTGTCTTAGAGTAAAGCCTCGGAGCGAAGACTTACACTTCTCTGTATCCAGGATCGTGCGGTAGCTGCTACTCATTTTCCGCCGTGGGGATGTTGGAAGCCCGTATCCGTATTCAGACCAAACTTAAGCAGAAGCCGATCCTGAGTCCCCAACAAATCGTCTCCTGCAGTAATTACTCCCAAGgtgagtagttatattcttcactGCTTCAACTCTTGGGTGCCCAACCTTGGCAGCCCTTACCTAAAGCCAAGGGGTGCACCTCAGGGTAATGGTTCAGAGTCTTGGCTAATCTTCTCCTGCATTGACCCTCGAGTAATAAAATCTTGACATCACATACATGTAGATGTCGTATGCAGTGAACAGTTGTAAACCGAACAACTATTTAAAGCGTATCTgcatcttcaagctttttaataTATACCAGGATCTCCTTACCCTCATTTGCTGCTGCCTGCACTTTGTTTCATCTCTGTAAGGTCTgatttttcaggtggtcttccccattgtTCTGCTATTTCAATACTTACAGGGAAGGAAAGTGTAGCAAGCTTAGCATTCTgctagtagttcactgtcctgacttccttgcccttacttcccatgctgcattgcactgtcttgggtctaatcagcagggaggcagcatGAAGGAgaagcagagattgtggagatcattattgcagatctgtcagcctacaGCCAGTGAGTGCACAGGAACTACCTGTGAAGATCGCTCCTCCCTctgttacttaaaaaaaaaaagtttgtcctGGTTACTAGAAAAGCTCTGTACCTAGGGACAGGGTGGattacagagaagctggaagggagaccccaagGGGCAGCAACTTCAAATGTTGGCAGTGGTAAAGCAGCAGTTTTTAATGCAAGTTTGAGACTAGTCCGatgatgattaaaaaaaaaactttccctgTGCTCCAAGGGTTAAAGAACTGTTGTAGACCCTAAGGTCCACAGGCTAAATAAACCAGTAATTATTGGTAGTGCTGCGCGTTTCGGTGTTAATACTACACCTTTCTCaaggtgtgtatataatattaGACTTACACATGTGGTGCTCGCCGCGGACACTGTTCTGGCTTTGGCCGGTGCGTCAACCCATGGGAAGAGTCTTGAGTTATGGGACCAGAGCTCTCACTGTGTGGAACAGaacactttttttctttcctttctctttctcttcaTTCATAAAATACTTGGAGGGAAGAAAAGAAAGTGGTAGAGCGCATGTTGTGTTCCACAAAGTGAGAGGTCTGGTCCTGTGACCTTTGGTCATATTACCCAAAACTCCTCCCCTTGGGATGACTCGCCGGCCGAAGCCAGAACGGCGTCCGCGGTGAGCACCAGGTGTAAGTTTACTCTATATGATGTGTTAAGATTGTAACTGTAAtttttgcttgagaaaggcgtagcATTGATGCCCAAACGCATAGCACTACCATAAAGACTGGTTTATTTAACCTGCGGACCTTGGTCTATCATAATTCTTTTAACCCTTGGAGTGTggggaattttttattttatttttttttttttttatccattgaaCTATTTCCTATCCAGCCCCGGTTATGCAGTAGGCTTTACCTCCCGGGTCGCCTCTCCAAACGGCTGGATATGAAGGGAAAGAGGATGATGAGCACATCTGGACACTAGGTGCCGGTGGATCCCCTACACAGGGAAATCCACTGAGCACCGTGTGAGTGAATATTCAAGATACATCtacactatggccgcctgcacacgggcggaaatcccgcggcggtatttcccgcgcggcaaatctcgcgcggcaaacaaaccgcggcatgtcctatttctgtgcggggctcgcagagcctcgcacagaaacgtcactcacccgggcgttggctccggtctgcgcatgcgccggcagccggcacatgaaagagccgaggccgctgggcgtgggtgagtacgcgctcgtccctgcaggctctcgggtcgggtcccgcggcgagaattctcgccgccggatccgacccactcgtctgcaggcggcctatatatgATTATTTCTGATGAGGTGCTGAAAAACTGCCTACCCTTTCTCTCTAAGGTTGAGACTAACACAATCTAGTAGATGAGCATAAACTGTCTGCAAAGTAGCAATTCCAATTTGCCAAACATTATGCTCAGTGTGACTGTACAATcaggtgtgattgttctcagtaagagaaaccatgatgttacagcgagcttttgggTTCTTGTCAAACCTTCATAAAACTGGTTTTAGATGGACACAATTATAACCTACAAATGCAGTGGGCACACCTCATTTGAGACTTAAAGAACAGCAGACAATCTGAGCAAAgagatacttaatcagtccactgagctgaggaatgtgacagtttttatgatgtctgttatctatggccatttttgatgccctcaagaatggaatgagccTCAGCCtgagattcttgcataagtggagattATGAAAGGCGTTACAGGTGTcgtggtttttttttggttttttttttttttcatagaaatTAAGAAATggattgtaagaatgttgccattcAATAGCAGCAGAGGTAGTGTTTCCATCTCCTTCTAattgcagattttaaaaaaagtgatcTTTTTGTtaggatacctttttaatggccatctacaagattacctggtttctctcacTGTTGCACTTTACTGGCCAACACGGTACCAATCGGGATGACAGCTGTAGTACAGGGACATCCTCACTGTTAACGGTGGCAGTGGGAGAAATCTAGGGTGCTACAGGTCTGTACTGGTAGGGgtaactagtggggtaccacaggggattGTGCTGTAGATGAtacaaactatgtaaagtaattaacctAAGAGGACGCAAGGCAGTtgtaagaggatctggataagttgggggaagaaaagtggcaaatgaggtttaaaaccgataaatgtaaagttctgcacatgggcagaggaaatacaggtcactattacacactaaatgggaaaccactgggggacactgacatggaaaagggatTTTagctaactggagcaaccagtgtccggcagctgctgctaaggcacctaagatcatggggtgcatcaaaataggtctaggggcacatgatgagaaccttgttctttctctttacaagtcactggtcagaccacacatggaatattgtggacagctttgggcaccagtactcaagaaggacatagcaGAGCTTGAGAGAGtgcaaagacgggcaactaaagtaataaacggaatgggcggactacaatacccagagagatcatcaaaactgggattatctATCTAGtttttaggttgcccctcagattTCCCCCTTCTAcgtatattaggggacaatacagagtttCTTGGACCACTCTTGCCCATACAGATCCTGCCTTAGATGTCTTGAGACTCACTACTTCCTATCTCCCACAGGCTGTCACGGTGGCTTTCCTTATCTGATCGCTGGTAAATACATCCAAGATTTCGGCATCATAGAGGAGTCCTACATGCCGTACACCGACTCCGAGTCTCCCTGCACCCTGAAAGACAGCTACTACCAATACTACACCGCCGAGTACCACTATGTGGGGGGGTTCTACGGTGGCTGCAACGAAGCCTATCTGAAATATGAATTGGTTATGGGGGGTCCTGTAGCTATCTCTTTTAAAGTATATGCCGATTTTTCGTCCTATGAGGGAGGGATCTACCACCACACCGGGCTACAGGACAGATTCAACCCCTTTCAGGAAACTGACCACGTTGTCCTCTTGGTGGGGTACGGAGCAGATCCCAGCACTGGTGAAAAATATTGGATCGTGAAGAACAGCTGGGGACCTGCATGGGGCGAGAAGGGTTACTTCCGAATACGCAGGGGCTCAAACGAGTGCGCTATTGAAAGTATCGGCACAGTTGCAACACCTATtccaaaattgtaaaaaaaaataaaaaaaaatctggaggAATCGTCCAGTGTTTGGAGACGGAGGCGAAATTACTCAACGCTGGATATGCCCAGTAATGGGTTAATTGTGAAAACCTTCTTTTGTAATCACGCTGACTTGCATAACTAGCGGCTTGGAACTGgtgcagattctcctcagcagcTCAAAATATTCAAcggatttttgtgcagatccGCAAcaatccgctacgtgtgaacgtgCGCTTCTGGTGTTGGTGGACGGCCCTTTTAGGATGGGttgtcaatagttgattggctggggtctgcaaTTCGGGATTCCTGCTGTGTCCAGACAGGGCCTAGATAGCGGATGGCGCTGTCAACCTtgcagtggcccaagttggtattGCGTTCTGTGAGAGCTGTGCCTTTGTAACAAAGTGCCGCAGCAATATTGATGGCGCAGTAACCGCGTGCAGGAACAGCTGATGCCTCTTTATATCTGTTTTTACACTCTGAAAACCTATAAACTTTTTCactgaaatgttttgtttttgatAGTTTTATAGCTCCACCCCAAACCCCTCCTCCAAAGCACCCGCTGTACCAAAGAGTTGATCTAtgatctgccttttttttttgtttgttttttgtttttgccaatcATACTAGTTGAAGCTCGGCTGATGGGTTTTACCTGCGTGCTGAAGTTGCGCCCATGTCTGCCGCTGGTAGCAGCCAGGTTTTTACTATTGCTCTGATCACCggactgcagtcaatcactgcgCACGAGTCACTTCTTCTAGGTTAAACTTTTGATCGGAGATCTAGTGACCTTCGTTTTGAAGATTTTTAGATCAAAATATTGGAGTATTCTGTGtgtttccctttaaccccttatggactcTGCCTAATTTTGGCCATGAAGATGacaattttgggggggattttcagctccccttttcaaaagccataacttttatttttccgtcgacacggccgtatatgggcttgttttttgcgtgcaaactatagttttttttatttgtacctTAGGGAACAACcggcttttttgatcagtttAAATTTTTGTGAGGTAAAAGGGAATGAGCAAAAAAgttgtggtttttgttttttgttttcttacactgtTTGTCCCTGAATGATCGCAGCAATGATGATGCATTGCAGgatttctgtcctgcaatgccttatctctTGTAAATGTGAACATTAACATTGGCAAGGTGGAATGCCTAAATCTGGgttcctgttgtcatggcaacccatcggccctctgcgGGGGTCCGATGACTGACTTCACAGAAGGAGcgtcctccctctgtgaaccctttacatgccgtgatctacatagatcacgatATGTAGGGAGGTAACAGTGTGGGGCGCTGTCATTATGTACCCCCGCTGTTGTAGCAGGAACCCGGCTATCGgtaacagccgactccactgCAGTATGGCGCGGGCtctgcttctgatcccacgccatcacaggacgtacgtttacgtcCTATGGCGTTAAGTACCCCACAGCAAGGATGTAACCTTgtgccctgtggcgttaagggctTAAATAAGGTTCAACAGCTGACAGTGTAACTAACTCTAGATCAGCAGCCCGCCCGTAGCGACCTTTCCAACGGGACGGAGTAGGCCGCACGACGCACTGCAAACCATTTTCAGTTCCTCCCCAGAATCCCCACGCTACCTGCAGATTTAGACATGGAATTGAAAAAAATGGCTGTGAAATCTGCCTGCACTTCCGTATCGCAATCCGCAGTCAGCCCCGCCGCTCTTAGCATGGACTTGTCTGCGGCCTGCGGCGTAATTCTGTCCTGCGTGAAGAGTCCCTATTTTGTTTCGGCATTTAACAAATCTATATGTACATCTGTATCTCGTCAGTCTCACATATCTTACCTATTGATTGCTATATATCGACAAAGAAAAATCACgcgtttttacaatttttattatcttttttacaCGGGTGGACAGTTAAATCATGATGTAATAAACTTTTTTGAGAAGTTTTATCAAAGTATGAAATCTAATCCTAAGGCTGGAGCCAGAAACTGTCTGTCTTGTCcacagcgaccaatcacagcgcagctttcattttacctcagccaaTTCAGAGATGACAGCGGAGctctggttgctacgggcaacggaCTGTTTAGCTTTGCTAAAGGAGGCCTGATCTCCCTGTGTACTAGCCCACTACATGGCCGGGCCACCACAGCCATACTTTAGTCCTATGGCAGCCTTCCAGTGCCATAATAGAGCAGGACCCCGGCGGTTTATAGGGTTCTGTGGTCATCCAAGTTTGCTGTTGTAGAGCGGCAGGCGTGCGGGTGCTGAGGCCGTGTTACATGCGGATAACCAGCCTTGGGGGTCCCTTTGACACGGGCCGATAAAATCGTTCAGGTTCCGGCATGAAGGAATCTGCTTATCGTTCTATGTAAACGCTGCAACTGAACGGCGAATGAGGATTCATCTGCTTCACGTTGTTTCTGCATCCCTGAACGACGGATCGGCCGTGTAAACGGGCACCAAAGTCTGTAATGTGCAGAATCAAAAACTGCTATAGCTCCACTCTTCGCAGTGCCCATAGGTGGGCACGGTTCCCGCTACCCGTCCTGGACGCGCCGCCATAAGATGTTTGTTTAGCTTGCCGAGCCGCACTAGCCGTTCGCACTTGGAGCGCTCGCTTACAGGGATTTAATGTGCCTTACAGGAGGAACCTGTCGCCTGCCTACAGCACTGGACACTAAGCTTAGGGGGCTGTgtcttagttttttttccccctgtgccATCcccttagtttatagtgctggcAGGCGCCGGTTCCCTATTTAAAGGGAGATAATCAGGGACTTTGTGAATTATTGGattataaagaaaataaaatttttaaagctttgtgttttttgtttttcctttggtATAAAGCGGCGGCCCGCACGCACTGTGCAAACAGATTTTATAATTGTATAGAGGTTTAATTAAACATGAGGTTCCTGTGACTAGACATGCTAATGCTATATGTAAAGTATACTTGTAGCCGGTGTATATAGTAAGGACCAGCCTCATGCCCCAATATGTCTTGCCTGCTgcagggacagtttaattatcattaaaggggtggtctcgcgaaaccaagtggggttatacacttccgtatggccatattaatgcactttgtaatgtacattgtgcattaaatatgagccatacagaagttattccacttacctgctccgttgcta
This window contains:
- the LOC136588128 gene encoding dipeptidyl peptidase 1-like, encoding MEKLPVLLVAALLAVWSRPALSDIPVNCSFPDLEGTWTFHVSPSKGGLRSKDIDCSQLGPVEDSPKFTIKPLDVAEDEFGNIGFVTLIYNQGFELVVNGYKWFAFFKFEKHGENVTSYCHDTSPGWVHDVTGHNWACFVGKKVSNSSGVKVNPSPFPQKGEWLASMPFRSNYGFVEQINSVQKSWTARVYPEMERFSMEDLLRRAGGRSSKIPSIPPPAPLPTDEKYQGLPDAWDWRNVGGQDYVSPVRDQGSCGSCYSFSAVGMLEARIRIQTKLKQKPILSPQQIVSCSNYSQGCHGGFPYLIAGKYIQDFGIIEESYMPYTDSESPCTLKDSYYQYYTAEYHYVGGFYGGCNEAYLKYELVMGGPVAISFKVYADFSSYEGGIYHHTGLQDRFNPFQETDHVVLLVGYGADPSTGEKYWIVKNSWGPAWGEKGYFRIRRGSNECAIESIGTVATPIPKL